A single genomic interval of Sceloporus undulatus isolate JIND9_A2432 ecotype Alabama chromosome 2, SceUnd_v1.1, whole genome shotgun sequence harbors:
- the LOC121920788 gene encoding uncharacterized protein LOC121920788: MITVILVSVLAVSISSTFIWKKMQSQAHRLTLENLKRVRDMLESSRLMDDGLRTCFQVFLQKFPEEPPWVTKNAHAILIGNGGEKYEFVAGRREWMITVCAGGTLYQVTAPSVELHEVRLCFQQPLSAENLDRMRNLLERYELMDESLRTCFSVAIQKFHKEPPWVRKNAQMILKGDDGKELQFATGKREWKISVFAGDCKYHVTAPSACMYLARLHFQPQPLSIQTLKEVRDGLEMWRVLTSTMRSCFMLALQEFSKEPNCIKTNAQMIISIDEEGENLEFLSGNGDVKIYVTSSNGDPQYQVMDMTSDTFLERLCHIPVLVNVRNLSKLQKTLATAGLLYGNLNLCFQHMMQELPKYPKLLCKRPQMYITWDESGLVFVSPQGDCEVSVQCHDGTTKYTVSVNSLELNTWELFWERIRQQTHPLSIEKLEEMRTKLRSLKGTPNYLLEKFSKAIHMFHAELKWLQNNARLVIECDEGEVVFLSGKGENIIDICCIDKVTCYFVKPTLKIRAAQATLKILRKVPELLFAVLPGFAKLFIPSA, encoded by the coding sequence ATGATTACAGTGATTTTGGTGTCCGTCCTAGCAGTTTCAATCTCTTCCACCTTCATCTGGAAGAAGATGCAGTCCCAAGCACACCGACTGACTCTTGAGAACCTGAAGAGGGTAAGAGACATGCTAGAGAGTTCAAGATTAATGGATGACGGTCTGAGAACTTGCTTCCAGGTTTTCTTGCAGAAGTTCCCTGAAGAACCTCCGTGGGTGACAAAAAATGCTCATGCGATTCTCATAGGGAATGGTGGAGAAAAGTATGAGTTTGTTGCAGGAAGGAGGGAATGGATGATCACTGTCTGTGCTGGCGGCACCCTCTATCAGGTAACAGCCCCATCAGTGGAATTGCATGAAGTCAGATTATGTTTTCAACAGCCACTAAGTGCTGAGAATTTAGATAGAATGAGGAACCTATTGGAGAGATATGAATTGATGGATGAAAGTTTGAGAACCTGCTTTTCTGTGGCTATTCAGAAGTTCCACAAAGAACCTCCATGGGTAAGGAAAAATGCCCAGATGATCCTCAAGGGTGATGATGGGAAGGAGCTTCAATTTGCCACAGGGAAGAGAGAATGGAAGATCAGTGTTTTTGCTGGTGACTGTAAGTATCATGTCACAGCCCCATCTGCTTGTATGTATCTGGCTAGATTGCACTTTCAGCCACAGCCACTCAGCATCCAAACATTAAAAGAAGTGAGAGATGGTCTGGAGATGTGGAGGGTGTTAACTTCCACCATGAGAAGCTGCTTCATGCTGGCCCTTCAGGAGTTCTCCAAGGAACCTAATTGCATAAAAACTAATGCCCAGATGATCATCAGCATTGATGAGGAAGGGGAAAACCTGGAATTTTTATCAGGGAATGGAGATGTTAAGATCTATGTTACTAGTAGCAATGGGGATCCCCAGTACCAAGTGATGGACATGACCTCAGATACATTTTTGGAACGGTTATGTCACATCCCAGTGCTGGTGAATGTTAGAAACCTGAGCAAATTACAGAAAACATTGGCCACAGCAGGCTTGTTGTATGGGAACCTAAACTTGTGTTTTCAGCACATGATGCAAGAATTGCCAAAGTACCCAAAACTCCTTTGTAAGAGACCCCAAATGTACATCACATGGGATGAGTCAGGGTTAGTGTTTGTCTCGCCCCAAGGAGACTGTGAGGTCTCTGTGCAATGCCATGATGGAACAACAAAGTACACTGTCAGTGTAAATAGCTTGGAGCTCAACACTTGGGAGCTGTTCTGGGAGAGAATCAGGCAGCAGACGCATCCACTATCGATTGAAAAACTGGAAGAAATGAGAACCAAACTCAGGAGTCTGAAGGGAACCCCTAACTATTTGCTTGAAAAATTCAGCAAAGCCATACATATGTTTCATGCTGAGCTAAAATGGTTGCAGAATAATGCCCGTCTTGTCATTGAGTGTGATGAAGGGGAGGTGGTTTTCCTGTCTGGTAAAGGGGAGAACATAATTGATATCTGCTGCATCGACAAAGTCACCTGTTACTTTGTTAAACCTACCTTAAAAATCCGTGCCGCCCAGGCAACCTTAAAGATTCTTCGTAAAGTCCCTGAATTGCTCTTTGCAGTTCTGCCAGGTTTTGCCAAATTGTTCATCCCTTCAGCTTGA